One region of Ahniella affigens genomic DNA includes:
- a CDS encoding DUF4105 domain-containing protein: MSQGVSVAFCRLLAACVWLVGCNWSVHAQALPNPDDASRTPEAAAVAAAAAAASIDPDSGEALRIGLMTVSPGSVYWQSFGHNAILVENTVRQEAQLYNFGTFDFDQPNFLLNFLRGKMLYRLAAGAPARDLNMYAEEGRGVQLDWLNLTPDQRYAVAEMLAQNALPEHAEYRYDYFVDNCSTRVRNVIDAVLNGAARDQLQVRSEGATYRRLALQYGATVPWMAVGMDLGLGRHADRPISFFEQAFVPEQFRRFALEVQNPELGDSEPLITDSLQLVEPQVELRAASMPGVWIFAALCAAMSALWWWMAGAAPGLRRSVAAWVGILVSLVSTVIGAGLIALMTATDHSMAAANENVLLFLPTSLLLVRAFWQLRRGDNRAGQIWAWVGVLAGAAALLLKLDGDAQANGYWLALMLPWHTAVWFRIARPMA, encoded by the coding sequence ATGTCACAAGGCGTAAGCGTGGCGTTTTGCCGCCTGCTCGCTGCCTGCGTGTGGCTCGTCGGGTGCAATTGGAGCGTTCACGCGCAGGCGCTGCCCAACCCGGATGATGCATCGAGAACCCCCGAAGCAGCGGCCGTGGCGGCAGCTGCCGCGGCGGCAAGCATTGATCCCGATAGCGGCGAGGCGCTGCGGATCGGTCTGATGACGGTGTCGCCGGGCTCGGTGTATTGGCAGAGCTTTGGCCACAATGCGATCTTGGTTGAGAACACAGTTCGCCAGGAGGCGCAGCTCTACAACTTTGGAACGTTCGATTTCGATCAACCCAATTTCCTGCTGAACTTCCTGCGCGGAAAAATGCTGTATCGGCTCGCCGCCGGCGCGCCCGCGCGCGATCTCAACATGTACGCCGAAGAAGGCCGGGGCGTGCAGTTGGATTGGCTGAATCTCACGCCCGACCAGCGCTATGCCGTCGCCGAAATGTTGGCTCAGAACGCGCTGCCGGAACACGCCGAATACCGTTACGACTACTTTGTGGATAACTGTTCGACGCGGGTGCGCAACGTGATTGACGCCGTGCTGAACGGTGCTGCCCGCGATCAGTTGCAGGTGCGCAGCGAGGGGGCAACGTATCGGCGCTTGGCGTTGCAATATGGCGCGACGGTTCCCTGGATGGCAGTCGGCATGGATCTTGGGCTCGGGCGCCACGCGGACCGGCCGATCAGCTTCTTTGAACAGGCGTTTGTGCCAGAGCAATTCCGACGATTCGCGCTCGAGGTGCAAAACCCTGAGCTCGGTGATTCCGAGCCGTTGATCACCGATTCGTTGCAATTGGTCGAGCCGCAAGTCGAGCTGCGTGCAGCCAGCATGCCTGGGGTTTGGATTTTTGCGGCGCTGTGCGCGGCGATGTCAGCTCTGTGGTGGTGGATGGCAGGGGCTGCGCCCGGTCTGCGCCGTTCGGTTGCCGCATGGGTAGGCATCCTCGTCAGTCTGGTTTCGACGGTGATCGGCGCCGGGTTGATCGCACTGATGACCGCGACCGACCACAGCATGGCGGCCGCGAACGAGAACGTACTCCTGTTTCTGCCGACATCGTTGCTGTTGGTTCGCGCATTCTGGCAATTGCGTCGCGGCGACAATCGCGCAGGCCAGATCTGGGCCTGGGTCGGCGTCTTGGCGGGCGCCGCTGCCTTGTTGCTCAAGCTCGATGGCGACGCGCAGGCCAATGGCTACTGGCTCGCGTTGATGCTGCCATGGCATACGGCGGTGTGGTTCCGGATCGCCCGACCCATGGCGTGA
- a CDS encoding HlyC/CorC family transporter, with product MNDGPPSSTPARSWLDRLGHMLAGEARNREELLQELRAAKENGLLGADTLAMIEGAIAVADKQVADVMVPRAQMVTVPVEASLQEVLRIMLESGHSRFPVCGEDKDEIIGVLLAKDMLRCLAEQSAPCNIRGLVRAVRLIPENKPLNVLLKEFRQSRHHLAMVIDEYGGVSGLVTIEDVLEEIVGDIDDEHDDEANPDLNIRPIGEDRYSVNAVTLIEDFNQRFETNFPNDDFDTIGGMITHTLGRLPTVGEELNLGAFRFHVTKADQRRVVQLTAERCHKA from the coding sequence ATGAACGACGGACCCCCCAGTAGTACGCCGGCAAGATCCTGGTTGGATCGCTTGGGCCACATGCTTGCCGGCGAAGCCCGAAATCGAGAAGAACTGCTACAGGAACTGCGCGCGGCCAAAGAAAACGGCCTGCTCGGCGCGGACACCCTGGCCATGATTGAAGGCGCCATCGCGGTTGCCGACAAGCAGGTCGCCGACGTCATGGTGCCGCGTGCGCAAATGGTGACCGTTCCGGTCGAGGCAAGCCTTCAGGAAGTTCTGAGGATTATGCTCGAGTCCGGCCACTCGCGGTTCCCTGTGTGTGGCGAAGACAAAGACGAGATCATCGGTGTGCTGTTGGCCAAGGATATGCTCCGCTGTCTGGCCGAGCAGAGCGCGCCTTGCAACATCCGTGGGTTGGTGCGCGCAGTGCGGCTGATCCCCGAAAACAAGCCACTGAATGTCTTGCTGAAGGAGTTCCGTCAGTCCAGGCATCATTTGGCAATGGTCATCGATGAGTATGGCGGCGTGTCCGGCCTGGTCACGATTGAGGACGTCCTCGAAGAAATCGTGGGTGACATCGACGACGAACACGATGACGAAGCCAACCCGGATCTCAATATCCGGCCCATTGGCGAGGATCGTTACAGCGTCAATGCGGTGACCTTGATCGAGGACTTCAATCAACGTTTCGAGACGAATTTTCCGAACGACGATTTCGACACCATTGGCGGCATGATCACCCACACGCTGGGGCGCTTGCCCACGGTGGGCGAGGAGCTGAACCTGGGTGCGTTTCGATTTCATGTGACGAAGGCCGACCAGCGCCGAGTGGTACAACTGACGGCCGAACGATGTCACAAGGCGTAA
- the ybeY gene encoding rRNA maturation RNase YbeY, with protein sequence MSSPIVHLDVQVPKRGLPTRSDIESWVQAALRVARRRKPTELSIQILDREPAQAFNRDYRGRDYATNVLSFPVELPPGVKTPLIGDLVICAPVMADEAKAQGKALKQHFAHLCIHGVLHLLGYDHIEDADAEIMEALEIKALATLGIPNPYE encoded by the coding sequence GTGAGCAGCCCCATCGTTCATCTCGATGTGCAGGTGCCAAAGCGCGGACTGCCGACTCGGTCGGACATTGAGAGTTGGGTCCAGGCCGCATTGCGAGTGGCGCGACGGCGCAAACCCACCGAATTGTCGATTCAAATCCTGGATCGCGAGCCGGCACAGGCATTCAATCGAGACTATCGCGGTCGCGACTATGCGACGAACGTGCTGTCGTTCCCGGTTGAACTGCCGCCTGGCGTCAAGACGCCACTGATCGGCGATTTGGTCATTTGCGCGCCCGTGATGGCGGATGAAGCCAAGGCTCAAGGCAAAGCGCTGAAGCAGCACTTCGCGCATCTGTGCATCCACGGCGTCCTGCATCTGCTCGGCTACGACCACATTGAAGACGCCGATGCCGAGATCATGGAAGCTTTAGAAATCAAGGCGTTGGCAACACTTGGTATTCCAAATCCTTACGAGTGA
- a CDS encoding haloacid dehalogenase-like hydrolase: MSKPACVVYDLDGTLVHGDVGHAFIKQLLTDTWYRMLLAAIVTPLLMPLMKTVRWRKLGISGFLWVASVGRASRIPGLASTCAANYPMRILPAATKRLRADLERGETVVVATGALDLLALGLLARLDLPRQPVLVASTIRFGWGGYVIDRQCNGADKVKALADDGYPAPFDCAYSDAMIDWPLLAAARTPILVSDDAETIAAMRARIGAHLEIIAP; the protein is encoded by the coding sequence ATGAGTAAGCCTGCCTGTGTGGTCTACGACCTGGACGGAACCCTGGTCCATGGCGATGTGGGTCACGCCTTCATCAAGCAGCTGCTGACGGATACTTGGTACCGCATGCTGTTGGCAGCGATCGTGACGCCTTTGCTGATGCCGCTGATGAAAACCGTCCGCTGGCGGAAGTTGGGTATTTCGGGCTTTCTGTGGGTGGCGAGCGTCGGGCGGGCCAGTCGGATTCCGGGGTTGGCGTCGACGTGCGCGGCAAATTACCCCATGCGCATCCTGCCCGCAGCAACAAAACGGCTGCGCGCTGATTTGGAGCGCGGCGAAACGGTCGTTGTGGCGACCGGAGCACTCGATCTGCTTGCCCTAGGTCTCCTGGCTCGGCTGGACCTGCCCCGGCAACCGGTTCTCGTGGCCTCAACAATCCGGTTTGGTTGGGGTGGCTATGTGATCGACCGCCAGTGCAACGGTGCGGATAAGGTCAAGGCGCTCGCAGATGATGGGTATCCCGCTCCGTTTGATTGCGCGTACTCGGATGCCATGATCGATTGGCCACTGTTGGCGGCGGCGCGTACGCCGATTCTGGTGTCGGACGATGCCGAGACCATTGCTGCCATGCGGGCCAGAATCGGTGCACACCTGGAGATCATCGCACCGTGA
- a CDS encoding PhoH family protein, whose product MAAPKEQHREFSFPADAPERLANLCGATDAHVRQIERALPVVIANRGPIFRVTGKSAAIDQAVKILHALYEATESVTLTPDQVHLALTEQLGPEALGNSAPESHVPQDVSIRVKRGAIRGRGANQQKYLHQIVRHAISFGVGPAGTGKTYLAVASAVQALEDNQIHRILLVRPAVEAGEKLGFLPGDLSQKVDPYLRPLFDALYEMLGVERVGKLIERNVIEVAPLAYMRGRTLNDAFVILDEAQNTTVEQMKMFLTRLGFGSTAVITGDITQIDLPRHVRSGLKHAIEVLRNVDGISFTFFEARDVVRHPLVAKVIDAYDRHEQAAKAASAHE is encoded by the coding sequence ATGGCAGCACCCAAAGAACAACACCGTGAATTCAGTTTTCCGGCCGACGCGCCCGAGCGCTTGGCCAACTTGTGTGGCGCCACCGATGCGCACGTGCGCCAGATCGAGCGGGCGCTGCCCGTCGTGATCGCTAATCGCGGGCCAATATTCCGAGTAACGGGCAAGTCAGCGGCCATCGATCAGGCCGTGAAGATCCTGCACGCCCTGTACGAGGCCACCGAGTCCGTCACGTTGACGCCGGATCAAGTGCATCTGGCGCTGACCGAGCAACTCGGGCCGGAAGCGCTTGGCAATTCGGCGCCCGAATCGCACGTACCGCAGGACGTGAGCATCCGGGTCAAGCGCGGTGCCATTCGCGGGCGTGGTGCCAACCAGCAGAAGTATCTGCACCAGATTGTTCGGCATGCCATCAGTTTTGGCGTCGGGCCCGCAGGAACGGGCAAAACCTATCTGGCTGTCGCGAGCGCTGTCCAGGCTTTGGAAGACAACCAGATTCACCGGATCCTGCTGGTTCGGCCAGCGGTAGAAGCTGGCGAAAAGCTGGGTTTTCTGCCGGGCGATCTGTCACAAAAAGTTGATCCGTACCTGCGGCCTCTTTTTGACGCGCTCTACGAAATGCTCGGCGTCGAGCGCGTGGGCAAACTGATTGAGCGCAACGTCATTGAAGTGGCGCCGCTCGCGTACATGCGTGGCCGCACGTTGAACGATGCGTTTGTCATTCTCGATGAGGCGCAGAATACGACGGTGGAGCAGATGAAGATGTTTCTGACCCGTCTTGGCTTTGGATCAACGGCCGTGATCACGGGCGATATCACCCAGATCGACCTGCCGCGGCATGTCCGCTCCGGGCTCAAACATGCAATCGAGGTGCTGCGCAACGTTGACGGCATCAGCTTCACGTTTTTCGAAGCGCGCGACGTGGTGCGCCACCCGCTCGTCGCGAAAGTCATCGACGCCTACGATCGCCATGAACAGGCAGCCAAGGCGGCATCGGCGCATGAGTAA
- a CDS encoding ECF-type sigma factor → MQDFDAIYQHVKRLARHELSKHAPMTLNTTALVHEAYVKLSEYGATVEDRQHLVNLVVRAMRQILIDSARRRASSKHGGDIAFQALEPSIPEPTAEFDAEAVTQAIDQIKQAHPRMGQVVEMHFLGGIEFNDIAELLGVDRKTIYRDWTAARVLLTAELAP, encoded by the coding sequence ATGCAGGATTTCGACGCAATTTACCAGCATGTCAAACGTCTGGCTCGCCACGAGCTCAGCAAACATGCGCCGATGACACTGAACACCACGGCGCTGGTGCATGAGGCGTATGTCAAGCTGAGCGAATACGGTGCGACGGTCGAGGACCGTCAGCATCTGGTGAACCTTGTCGTCCGGGCGATGCGCCAAATCCTGATCGACTCTGCGCGCCGCCGCGCCAGTTCCAAGCATGGCGGCGACATTGCGTTTCAAGCGCTGGAACCGAGCATTCCGGAGCCCACAGCAGAGTTCGACGCGGAAGCCGTCACGCAAGCCATCGATCAGATCAAGCAGGCGCATCCCCGCATGGGCCAAGTGGTCGAGATGCATTTCCTGGGCGGCATCGAGTTCAACGATATCGCCGAACTTCTCGGTGTCGACCGCAAGACCATCTACCGGGACTGGACCGCCGCCCGGGTGCTATTGACTGCTGAATTGGCGCCCTGA
- a CDS encoding RelA/SpoT family protein, which translates to MQQTPAAVPDNLEAWLATLGPERAQDPGLRAACDHYRQAPRTDRPEAQLVAVLGILQQLGVDTETLAATAWHACAQIPDKLPQRLRALIEGQNEAQRVWSLYAERGTSGGAEGLRRLLLAIIKDLRVVFVLLSEQLLRLRQASQLPESERRAAAQLTADIHAPLANRLGVWQVKWELEDWSFRYLQPEQYRRIAKALDERRGDREHFIVRVKADLLKELNAQGIQADIAGRPKHIYSIWRKMSKKQVDLDQLYDVRAVRVIVQDVPTCYAALGVVHALWPPIPGEFDDYIARPKGNNYRSLHTAVIGPDGKALEVQIRTLEMHEHAELGVAAHWRYKEGGAGDAAFERKIAGLRQMLEAKADTESDAALLAGLQTDVVDDRVYLLTPQGKVVDLPRGATVLDFAYHVHTEVGHRCRGAKINGRLLPLESTPTSGDVIEIVTAKVSEPRRDWVIAANHFLTTPRAKEKVRAYFRKLDHERNVVAGRELVEKELKRIAMSDADLSALPARFNLKTVDELYVAIGIGEVTTGQIARGLHELTQPKAPAKPEMSAEPPRIKRRDKDAITIEGIGNLLTQMARCCQPIPGDPIVGYLTRGKGVSIHRAGCASYQALIERDPDRRIDVSWGQRPEFSYEVEILVRGYDRKGLLKDVSSAISAADAHVIAASTRLDADHGTAEMHFAVRVNDFAQLSGLLNKVAGLPNVIEARRKAK; encoded by the coding sequence ATGCAGCAGACGCCAGCGGCAGTGCCGGACAACCTGGAAGCATGGCTGGCCACACTCGGGCCGGAACGAGCGCAAGACCCCGGTTTGCGCGCCGCTTGCGACCATTATCGGCAAGCACCGCGGACGGACCGCCCGGAAGCGCAACTTGTCGCGGTCCTCGGCATTTTGCAGCAGTTGGGTGTCGACACCGAAACACTCGCCGCCACCGCGTGGCATGCCTGCGCGCAGATTCCCGACAAGTTGCCGCAGCGACTGCGTGCGCTGATTGAGGGCCAGAACGAGGCGCAACGCGTTTGGTCGTTGTATGCCGAACGGGGCACCAGTGGTGGCGCCGAGGGGCTGCGTCGATTGCTGCTCGCGATCATCAAGGACTTGCGCGTCGTGTTTGTGCTGCTGTCTGAGCAACTGTTGCGCCTGCGGCAGGCGAGCCAGTTGCCCGAGAGTGAACGCCGGGCCGCAGCACAGCTGACCGCCGACATCCACGCTCCGTTGGCGAATCGACTGGGCGTGTGGCAGGTCAAATGGGAACTGGAGGACTGGTCCTTTCGTTACTTGCAGCCCGAACAATACCGGCGCATTGCCAAAGCGCTCGATGAGCGCCGCGGGGACCGTGAGCACTTTATTGTGCGCGTCAAGGCCGATTTGCTGAAGGAGCTCAACGCGCAAGGGATTCAAGCCGATATCGCCGGCCGTCCAAAGCACATCTATTCGATCTGGCGCAAGATGAGCAAGAAGCAGGTCGATCTGGACCAGCTTTATGATGTGCGTGCCGTGCGCGTCATTGTCCAGGATGTGCCCACTTGCTATGCCGCCCTCGGCGTGGTGCATGCTCTGTGGCCGCCCATTCCGGGCGAGTTCGACGATTACATTGCCCGCCCAAAGGGCAATAATTACCGCTCATTGCACACTGCGGTGATCGGACCGGATGGCAAGGCTCTGGAAGTGCAGATCCGTACGCTGGAGATGCATGAGCATGCCGAGTTGGGGGTTGCCGCGCATTGGCGCTACAAGGAAGGCGGGGCAGGCGATGCGGCATTCGAGCGCAAGATTGCCGGACTCCGGCAAATGCTGGAGGCCAAGGCCGACACTGAATCAGATGCCGCCTTGCTCGCAGGCTTGCAAACCGATGTCGTCGATGACCGCGTTTATTTGCTGACCCCACAGGGCAAAGTCGTTGACCTGCCACGGGGCGCCACCGTGCTGGACTTTGCCTATCATGTGCACACCGAAGTGGGGCATCGTTGTCGCGGCGCCAAGATCAATGGGCGCTTGCTGCCTCTGGAGTCGACACCCACGAGTGGCGATGTCATCGAAATTGTCACGGCCAAAGTCAGCGAGCCGCGTCGCGATTGGGTGATTGCGGCCAATCACTTTCTGACCACGCCGCGGGCGAAGGAAAAGGTTCGCGCCTACTTTCGCAAACTGGATCACGAACGCAATGTGGTGGCTGGTCGAGAACTGGTCGAGAAGGAGCTGAAGCGCATCGCGATGAGCGATGCCGACTTGAGCGCCTTGCCGGCGCGGTTCAACTTGAAGACGGTTGATGAGCTCTACGTTGCGATTGGAATCGGTGAAGTGACCACCGGCCAGATCGCCCGTGGCCTCCATGAGCTGACGCAGCCCAAAGCGCCGGCCAAGCCGGAAATGTCGGCCGAACCCCCGCGAATCAAGCGGCGCGACAAAGACGCGATCACGATTGAGGGCATTGGGAATCTGTTGACCCAGATGGCGCGTTGCTGCCAGCCGATCCCGGGCGATCCGATCGTCGGCTATCTGACTCGTGGCAAAGGGGTGAGCATTCACCGGGCGGGGTGTGCGAGCTATCAGGCGTTGATTGAGCGCGATCCGGATCGGCGAATCGACGTGAGCTGGGGCCAACGCCCGGAGTTTTCGTACGAGGTCGAGATTCTGGTTCGGGGATACGACCGCAAAGGCCTGCTGAAGGACGTCTCGTCCGCCATCTCAGCTGCCGATGCGCACGTCATTGCGGCGAGCACCCGATTGGACGCCGATCATGGTACCGCCGAAATGCATTTCGCCGTGCGGGTCAACGATTTCGCACAGTTGAGTGGCCTGCTGAACAAAGTCGCCGGATTACCGAACGTCATCGAGGCCCGGCGCAAGGCCAAATAG
- a CDS encoding FAD-dependent oxidoreductase, whose protein sequence is MHHDAPILIIGSGLAGVTVAREFRKLDKTQPLTLISADIGGFYSKPMLSNAFASGRSPESLLTTTADVLAEQLQIETRSGCNVLAIDRAQACVHLQGETLRYRQLVLALGADPIRLTIAGDAQDAVLSVNDWADYVRFRERAQSARRILVLGAGLIGCEFANDLRYADQSVTVLDVADQPLSRLLPPHAAERLRSALMAAGIAWRLGQTVSALEHHSGRLQATFNQGDVETFDLVLSAVGLRPRVALAQAAGLAVGRGIQVNRQLASSDPNIFALGDCAAVDGWVLPYVMPIMQAARALAKTLAGTPTDVSYPAMPVVVKTPAMPVVVCPPPEGVAGTWEEQVDAEGVLARFVDPDGHLRGFALVGAATAEKNALAKALPAWL, encoded by the coding sequence ATGCACCATGACGCCCCCATCCTTATTATCGGCAGCGGTTTGGCGGGCGTGACCGTCGCGCGTGAATTCCGGAAGCTCGACAAGACGCAGCCATTGACCCTGATCAGCGCGGACATTGGGGGCTTTTACTCCAAGCCGATGTTGTCCAACGCGTTTGCCAGCGGCCGTAGCCCCGAATCGCTGTTGACGACCACGGCGGATGTGTTGGCTGAGCAACTCCAAATCGAGACTCGGTCCGGCTGCAATGTCCTGGCGATCGACCGCGCACAGGCTTGCGTGCATTTGCAGGGCGAAACGCTGCGTTATCGGCAACTGGTGCTTGCGCTCGGTGCGGATCCCATTCGTTTGACCATTGCCGGCGATGCGCAGGATGCCGTGTTGTCGGTCAATGACTGGGCCGACTACGTGCGATTTCGCGAGCGCGCCCAATCGGCGCGACGGATTCTGGTGCTTGGCGCCGGCTTGATTGGTTGCGAATTTGCGAATGATCTGCGGTACGCCGATCAGTCGGTCACGGTGCTCGATGTCGCTGACCAACCACTGTCCCGATTGCTGCCCCCGCACGCTGCTGAGCGCTTGCGAAGTGCGTTGATGGCCGCCGGAATCGCGTGGCGGCTGGGTCAGACCGTCAGCGCGTTGGAGCATCATTCGGGCCGATTGCAGGCAACGTTCAATCAGGGTGATGTCGAGACCTTTGACCTGGTGCTGTCAGCGGTGGGCCTCCGGCCGCGCGTGGCGCTCGCACAGGCCGCCGGGCTTGCAGTCGGTCGGGGCATCCAGGTCAATCGGCAATTGGCGAGCAGCGATCCGAACATTTTTGCGTTGGGCGATTGCGCAGCGGTCGATGGCTGGGTGTTGCCTTACGTGATGCCCATCATGCAAGCGGCACGGGCACTTGCCAAGACCTTGGCGGGCACGCCGACTGATGTGAGCTATCCCGCGATGCCAGTTGTTGTGAAGACCCCTGCGATGCCGGTGGTGGTCTGCCCGCCTCCTGAGGGAGTTGCCGGCACTTGGGAGGAGCAGGTCGATGCCGAGGGCGTCTTGGCACGCTTTGTCGACCCGGATGGCCATCTCCGCGGCTTCGCGCTCGTCGGCGCTGCAACGGCCGAGAAGAATGCATTGGCGAAGGCGCTCCCCGCGTGGTTGTAA
- a CDS encoding hydrogen peroxide-inducible genes activator, with translation MRALPSLRQLRYLIALAEHLHFTKAAESCFVTQSTLSAGIKELEELLGPALVERDRHSVQFTEAGSLVVARARELIAATEDLVEEARVLAAPMQGILRLGAIPTIAPFLLPPLLTELRSAEPDLKFALREDMTANLLDRLRSGHLDLALIALPVDVSGLQVKPLFEDELWLVGPMQDPALKARHEIRPNDWSDRLLLLEEGHCLREHALAACAARDKLRADEIAATSLFTLLQMVESGLGLALIPELAIRAGILTGNTLRARALPQAPTREIALVSRKTNPRATEAALIADFLMRWRKRQKALPRKRTMHSVAAD, from the coding sequence ATGCGTGCCCTGCCCTCGCTCCGTCAACTGCGGTACTTGATCGCCTTGGCGGAGCACCTGCACTTCACAAAAGCCGCTGAGTCGTGCTTCGTTACGCAGTCGACGCTGAGCGCGGGCATCAAAGAGCTTGAAGAGTTGCTCGGACCGGCGCTGGTCGAACGCGACAGGCACAGTGTGCAATTTACGGAGGCCGGCAGTCTGGTCGTGGCGCGCGCGCGTGAATTGATCGCCGCTACTGAGGATCTGGTTGAAGAAGCACGGGTCTTGGCTGCACCGATGCAAGGCATTCTGCGGCTTGGTGCGATTCCTACGATCGCCCCCTTCCTCCTGCCGCCTTTGCTGACCGAACTCCGGTCCGCGGAGCCCGATCTGAAATTCGCCTTGCGCGAAGACATGACTGCCAATCTGCTCGACCGGTTGCGGTCGGGCCATCTCGATCTCGCGCTCATCGCGTTGCCCGTGGACGTCAGTGGCCTGCAGGTCAAGCCGCTGTTTGAGGACGAGCTCTGGCTCGTTGGGCCGATGCAGGACCCAGCACTGAAAGCGCGTCACGAGATCAGGCCCAACGACTGGAGTGATCGTCTGCTGCTGCTTGAAGAAGGCCATTGCCTGCGCGAGCATGCGTTGGCGGCGTGCGCAGCCCGCGACAAACTGCGTGCCGATGAGATTGCTGCAACGAGTCTGTTCACCCTGCTGCAGATGGTGGAGTCCGGATTGGGTCTGGCGTTGATTCCGGAACTCGCAATTCGCGCCGGCATCCTGACTGGCAATACCTTGCGCGCACGAGCTTTGCCACAAGCACCCACTCGAGAGATTGCGTTGGTCAGTCGCAAGACGAATCCGCGGGCTACCGAAGCGGCGCTGATCGCTGACTTCTTGATGCGATGGCGCAAACGCCAAAAAGCGCTACCCAGAAAACGCACCATGCATAGCGTTGCGGCCGACTGA
- a CDS encoding tetratricopeptide repeat protein — MSCLNHRIGLLLLALATSMHADAGCALPKPKPATEWRAPAEKELKSLRQKVKVKKDANQAREAMANLAVTLWVRSNRLESEGDRTSADAIRRFVRDQLPDTEWRIGYQTQNNDQGAAEAVLTRLRTDPKSEPKAVCDAAFRAAGLGSAEGQFRQAQCATDGGESRRYLEQAAATGHAGAQEALGRICLNEGAAGADCTTRWLCRAAQAGRTDAQSLLGWWLGRSDAPAADRVDAEPWLKIAAERGERAAMNNLGEWWERSGDVNQALLWYRKAADAGQPEAMVNVGRMLARSAGQCEQAAAWFDKAAAQGLSMAADYKAKLPCVKPAS; from the coding sequence ATGAGCTGTCTGAACCATCGCATCGGCTTGCTCCTGCTTGCCCTCGCCACGAGCATGCATGCGGATGCCGGCTGCGCGTTGCCGAAACCCAAGCCGGCAACCGAGTGGCGGGCGCCAGCCGAGAAGGAACTGAAATCGCTGCGGCAAAAGGTCAAGGTCAAGAAAGACGCCAATCAAGCCCGTGAAGCCATGGCCAATCTGGCGGTGACATTGTGGGTACGCTCGAATCGGTTGGAATCTGAAGGCGATCGTACGAGCGCCGATGCGATTCGCCGGTTTGTCCGAGACCAACTGCCAGACACCGAGTGGCGTATCGGCTATCAAACCCAGAACAACGATCAGGGCGCTGCGGAAGCCGTTTTGACACGGCTCCGCACGGATCCGAAATCCGAACCCAAAGCAGTTTGCGATGCTGCTTTTCGTGCGGCCGGACTCGGCAGTGCAGAAGGGCAGTTCCGGCAGGCACAGTGTGCGACCGATGGCGGAGAGTCGCGGCGATATCTGGAGCAAGCGGCCGCAACGGGCCACGCCGGGGCACAGGAGGCGCTGGGTCGTATCTGCTTGAACGAAGGGGCAGCGGGCGCCGACTGCACGACGCGTTGGCTCTGTCGCGCCGCCCAAGCCGGGCGGACCGATGCGCAGAGTCTGCTGGGTTGGTGGCTCGGCCGATCCGATGCGCCCGCAGCGGATCGGGTCGATGCCGAGCCCTGGCTCAAGATTGCCGCCGAGCGTGGCGAACGCGCAGCGATGAACAATCTGGGCGAATGGTGGGAACGCTCTGGCGACGTCAATCAAGCATTGCTCTGGTATCGCAAGGCTGCTGACGCCGGCCAACCAGAGGCCATGGTGAACGTTGGCCGGATGCTCGCCCGGAGTGCCGGGCAATGCGAACAGGCCGCCGCCTGGTTCGACAAAGCTGCCGCGCAAGGCCTCAGCATGGCTGCTGATTACAAAGCCAAGTTGCCCTGCGTCAAGCCGGCCTCTTGA